Proteins encoded within one genomic window of Vidua macroura isolate BioBank_ID:100142 chromosome 2, ASM2450914v1, whole genome shotgun sequence:
- the STARD10 gene encoding START domain-containing protein 10 yields MSGHDGGMSSRDSVQIPDDRDFGAFRAQCESERGWSLTYSKGGVGVWVQLLEPERALHKIKCRMECRDVPAETLYDVLHDIEYRKKWDTNVIETFDIGRLTANSDVGYYAWRCPKPLKNRDVVTLRSWLPMGSDYIIMNYSVKHPKYPPRKDMVRAVSIQTGYLIEGTGAKSCIITYLAQVDPKGSLPKWVVNKSSQFLAPKAMKKMYKACLKYPEWKQKHDPHFKPWLFPEQSRLPALALSELSLQHADSLENIDESSLAESKEDRGEGSDEDSLT; encoded by the exons ATGTCAGGTCACGACGGCGGCATGTCGAGTCGCGACAGCGTGCAGATCCCTGACGACCGGGACTTCGGGGCGTTCCGGGCGCAGTGCGAGTCAGAGCGCGGCTGGAGCCTCACCTACAGCAAGGGCGGGGTGGGGGTCTgggtgcagctgctggagcccgAGCGCGCCCTCCACAAGATCAAG TGCAGGATGGAGTGCAGGGACGTGCCGGCGGAGACGCTGTACGACGTGCTCCATGACATCGAGTACCGCAAGAAGTGGGACACCAATGTCATCGAGACCTTTGACATCGGGAGGCTGACGGCCAACTCCGATGTGGGCTACTACGCCT GGAGGTGTCCCAAGCCCCTGAAGAACCGCGACGTGGTCACACTCCGCTCCTGGCTGCCCATGGGCTCTGACTACATCATCATGAACTACTCTGTCAAGCATCCT AAGTATCCCCCTCGCAAGGACATGGTGCGGGCTGTCTCCATTCAGACAGGCTACCTGATCGAGGGGACAGGAGCCAAGAGCTGCATCATCACCTACCTGGCACAGGTGGACCCCAAAG GTTCTTTACCAAAGTGGGTGGTGAACAAATCCTCCCAGTTCCTGGCCCCCAAG GCAATGAAGAAGATGTACAAGGCATGCCTCAAGTACCCTGAGTGGAAGCAGAAGCATGACCCTCACTTCAAGCCCTGGCTGTTCCCGGAGCAGAGCCgactcccagccctggcactctctgagctctccctcCAGCATGCAGATTCCCTGGAAAACATTGATGAGAGCTCCTTGGCCGAGAGCAAGGAGGACCGTGGCGAGGGCAGTGACGAGGACAGCCTGACCTGA